The DNA window CCGCCGTTCTCGCCCAGCTCCCGCCAACGCAGATAGAGGCCGCGGGTTTTGTTCAGAGCTTTGAATACCTCGCTGTGGGGGTGCGCAgggaaaggaaagaaaagcaGAGGTATAAGTAAGGTGGCACTTTCCACCAACAGTGCAGTTGCCATCTGCCAAATCGCGGACACCTACTCCTTGACCACGAAAAAGGGATCCTCCAGCGACATGCCGCGTTCTCTTGGTGCCCCAAACGGAAACTAACACTCCCAGCAGTTTTTCACCAGCGTGGCGCACTTGACGGTTCTTTTCATGGATTTTTCCGGCCGAAAACCACCCCCCAAAGTCCAAGGGGGAAAGTGCAAGTTGGCAATACCAGAAGCACTTGGGGGATTACATCGGAAGTGGAGCCAACGGGGAGCAAATTTAGGCTTTCAATCCGATCGACAGCAGGAATTTCACAATCGACTAGGTTTTATCTTTATCTATTTCGACCAGCACCGATGTTTGAACAGCACGTTTATTGATTATTGCACTTGAACCCGCTCCGCTTATCGCTCGATTTCCTACGGATTGCGCCGATTTAGCTGGTTCCGCCGATGGCCCAGAGAACACTGTCGCTATTCGCGCTCCAGAGATTAGCCCCCACCGAGCACCACTGGCATTTGTTTACGCCGCTCCCGCTCCTGCGGCTGCGCACCTTTTTATACGCAATTCCAACCCCTTGAATAACCGATTTGAAAACAACCCGAAATGTGGCCAAAAAATTCCGCAACAACAAATGGTCGAAAAGAGGCCAAATGGTCAGCACTGTGGCAATTTTCATGGCTCACCTGCTGCTCGTCGCCACCTCATTTAGCAAACTCCGATCGAAGAACACGGTGACAGAATGTATTTCGAGTATACACGaaacaaattttgttttcttcaaaaattggttttatttttgttttgctgcgaACAAAATAAACCGTAAGGATTGGTATGACCTAAGTGCGATAGCACATTTTTCCGCCGATAATTTAGTATATATCGTAGGTGCAGAAAATACGTTACTTAACTGATTGAAATAGGTGGCAGCTCTGCAgggaaatatatttaactttaaacCGCTAAGCCGCacaaaacaatatttatagAAAACTGCGCATCATTGCAATGAATTCAGGCTTACAAAATACGTTTTACTGTAAATATGATGTTGtttcattataaaatattcaaagcaTCCGCGACAAAAAGTGTGACCAGGCAATGCACACAAAGCATTTTCCCGCTGTTGCGCGACTGCCACACCAACCACCGTTATCCATTTCATTTAGACCGCCGTCAGAAAAGTTTGAAAATTGCTGGCGAAATGTTGCAAAACGACGCGGTGCGGACTTTGCAATACGACAGTGAGATCCGAGTGGCTCAACAGCCAAGTCCCTCAGAACCGAGAGGTAATCAAGGGATATGGGTTTCGAAAACTAACGAAAACAGCGAGTGAATCACCCACGCAAAGGAGCAGCCGACTTGTTACCAACTGATAAGAGGTGCACCGGATTAATTATTATTGGGAGCGAGTGTGTCACAGTTCGACGCAAATATGCGACTACAGGTTGGCTATATCTTATCGGCCAGCGTTTTGTTGTGGTCTGGGCCTCCTCAAGTGCCTTTGTTTGGGGCGATGGAACCGAACCCAGCGATCTTTTCGATAGTGAAACCATACCCATGAAATTAGCTGTATCCTACACCAATTTTTCCCTGTTCAAAGAAAAGTAATAACACGTTTATGGGCCTAGGTTTTGAAAAACCAAAGAACTGCAACAGTTCTAATCTAAACTTTAATATGACCatcaaataaattcaatacaGGTACCATTGTTCAGAGGTATTTTTGGATATCTGCTAGTTCATTCAATCGAATTCAAcgtaatattttaaaaagtattcTATTCTTAAACAGTTAACAGGTTCAATTACACTTTCAAAATTCGATATActgaaattttcaaaacaCAATGCTAAGGCTATGAAAATGGCTTCTAAAATATAATTCAACAGTGATAATATTAACAGCTTATTTATCTTATGGGAAAATGACCTATAAATGACTTCCCTGTTTGCCTTCAGTTTACGACTCCCATATCAGCATTACTTCACAACCCAGGCCGGAGGCTCCTCGCATCCCGCTGCCGGTGCCGATTGCCACGGTTACGGGCCGAACATTCATCCCACTTTCCGGATACGATTGCCTTGCAGACCTGCCGTCGGTACATATTGAACAGACCTTTGAGCTCAATGATGGTAAATACTAGTCCAACCATACCCAAAATCGTGATTAATATATCTTTACCCTCTGCAGCTCTGACAGCTGTCTCTTCGGAGAACCGATATGTGGTGCGATCCCCACTGGGCGACGCCATCTTCGCGGCCAGCGAGAGCTCCACAGAAAAGAATCGCATAGTTTGGGGAGCTGGACGGCCCTTTCAGATGCACCTTCTGGATAAAACGCACCAGGAAGCTCTGGTCTTCCGCAAAAAACTAGCCCTAGGATCGCTGTGCTGCCAGCCAAAAAGTCTGGAGATTTGGATACCACCTGGTAATGTGCTGGGTAGAGTGGTGCAGTCACCCACTTTCATGCAGCCAGAGTTCTTTATCGAAGATGAAACCACGGGACAACCAGTATTTTGTGTGGAGGGTCCTGCTAACTCGGGattctgctgcttctgtttgcCCAGAGAGTGTTACTTTAAGGTCGGTACAACCTTTGACTTACTGATAAAACAATATTATATGAGCTTGAATGAATTTCAAGTTCCCTTTCAAAATATTCGGAATATACAGCCTTTTTGTTCCCTTCCAGATCCATTCAGGCGGCAATATGAGGGCTTCCATAGACCACAAATGGCTGGCCAGCAAGTCGCAGTACACAACGAATATTTACTTTAGTGATGTCAAGCTAACCGCCAAGGAGCGGGCTTTGATACTGGGATCAGCCTTCCTTCTGGTAATatgctttaaaaaaatataattttccacaattatattttatattgtttttcaGGAATATCTGTACTTCCAAACCCGATTTTGATGTGATTCactaacaataaacaaataagcGTTGTATATTCACattgatttctttatttttttcatttttttgtataagattttatgtttgtttgtgttgttttttcttcgttttttgatatattttacaataatGTAATAGATCACTtcattttcttgttgtttaaccacatacatacattcaaatatatagatatatatctatgtgtatatatagatTTGCTGCAGCGCTTGCCATAGCAGTTTGTacaatatttcatttatctCTATCAACTTTGTGTAGTTTGTTTATCTAACCTACCGCTTAATACATATATGACAACATATTGATTATTTACAGTTAGCAATTTTTCATCATTTCGTTTCTCTTCTgccaaatacaaaattaaaacaaacaattaaatgagTCTCGTGGTCTCGTTGTTTAAAGAATTAAAACCAAACTAGGTGTATACATAATTTTTCATTCACCGCTCTTAGTTGCTCGTTAAAACTTGGTGTGATAACAATTTGAAATAAGGAAGAACTACGTGATTTTTCAGATGGTTAAATTTGGATCTGGGCATAGAAAACCAATATACTTTCTGTGGGGGTTCTGGTTCGGTTTGGGGGTTTATTTTTGGGGCTAGGCCTTAAAAATAACACACTTTTCTCGCTCTCGGATCTTTACATTTGTAGATAGACTCACAGCACATCAGAAGTTTTTGCATTTATGCAtttcgaaaacaaattatggTTTAGTGTTTATATAGTAATATAGATTTATAAGTGTGCTTGTTGGTTGGCTTATAACTAGGGCTAGCTGATGACGATTCCTTAACCTAAATACTTAAGACTCAGTTCGAAACGATCTGTGTGGGGTGACTGCCTTTTAACACCGTAAAAGGCTTTGTATAAGATTATTTTAGGGTATTCCCCCTAGAGTGTTTACACTGGAATAGGTGACTCGCTTATCTGGCTCCCCTATCGTTTGATTACTACCCGCGATTAGCCCAATATTAGTTGGGCCTATCATCAAGGAGTGGTGGGTCTTATAGGCTAGCTAGAATaagttgtgtgtgtgcccaAATGCGATATGCTTAGACATTTGATATGCGCTCGTTGGAGGTGGTTTGGTCATGGCGGCTCTCGATCCTGGAATTGTAGATGCCGTACTGACCGGTGTCCCGGTGGTAGACCGCGGGATACTGATAACCTCAGCTGGGCTGCAGCATGTACATGTACTGTCAGTTGCTTGCCGCTGCTGAAGCAGCCACGGGAACAGGCAGCTCCTGGCCAGAACGAGCCCGCTTTTCGCCAGTGCTTTCCGGTGGATTATCGCTCTCCTCGCCCGTACTGCTGAAACTGCCCGGTAAACGACGCTTCAGACTATTGTTGAGGCCATTGGCCACCGTTTCATCCTCGGACATCGAGCTGGCTCTCTTGGGTGTGTTGCCAGCACTGTCGTTGTCCAGCGAAGCTATAGCCGAGGCAATGGCGGCACTAAAGCCATCCTCGGACGCACTATCCTGCGAGACAGGACCTGTTGCATCCTGGGCCAGCTGCATCATGCCAGAGGGTGTGGTGTAGCTACTGAGCTTACTAGGATCCTTCTCTAGCAGTTTTTGGGCCAGCAACTTTAGTGATATCAACGAGTTTTCACAGTCGCTTGTATCGATTTCAGTGAGACTAATACCTGCACGTTCAATTTCTGCATAGGTTCCAAAGGGCAACTTCTGCAGGCATTCCAGCTTCTGAACATGCGTCTTAGAGCGCAAATGCTTGGCCAAATGCCCATGGATGCGAAAGGCGATCTTGCAGTCGGTGCACTCGAAGGGTCGCGGGTTCGAGGTGGTTGGCACGCCAAAAGTCGACGTCATCATAACCTTGTTTTTGTGCGCTTCCGATCGCTCGTGCTTCTGCAGATGCCCTTGCGTGCGGAAGGATATGCTGCATGGCTCACACTTAAACTTTCGCTCCATGTAGTGAATATTCATGTGCAGGGTCAGCTGATGCTGCCGCTGGAACGTCTTGGCGCAGATGGTACAGGTGGGACGCGCATCGCCTGCAATGGGTGCTGGCGGCACTCCTCTGCCATAGGATACATGCTGGAGATCGGCGCTCTTGCTAGTGGGAGTGGAGCTTTTGAAGCCATCTTCGCCCACAATCACAGTACGCTGGGTGGGCTGAGTTGAGTTGGCAGTGGATGACGGGGGGACAGGtgcagctgttgttgtggttACTGAAGTAGCTACagatgctgctggtggtgcaggCGGATTTCCAAGTACTCCACTAAAATCATTGACATCCGGTTGCTGCACTGCAGCAGGCAAATTGGCATTGTGTGGCTCCGCGACATTAGGTTTCTCCTGATCCGGTTTGATCTCGTTCTCCTCGTTTTCTTCCTGGCCAATCTGAGCAGGAAGTGATGTTGGAATAACTGCAGCCATTACAGGTGCACTACGAGGTGGTTCAGTGGCTTCTGGTGTCTTTACTTCGTGAACTTCGATGCTAGGAACCTCATTTACACTCATGACGGGCCTGCTGTTGGTGGTAAAGAGAGTGCTACTACTGCTGATTACAGGCGATGCTGCTGTGTATAGAGTGTTGATCAGATAGCTGCGGCTGAACTGACTCTGCTTTATCTTGGCTTGATGCAGTGCATGCTCCTTTATGTAGGTCTGTAGTTGAACATCCTCACCCTCCGCCTCGTGCTTGGCCTGTTCTTCCATTTCGGCAGATATCCGCACTTTGTCCGAAACCGAGATCAGAGTCTTCATGAAACCGCTTTCGTTGCCGGAGGTGCCGAAGATAACATCGTGCATCTGTTGGGCCTGCGATTTGGGAAGATCATGGGCGGGCTGCGGAACAGGTGAGGGGGAAATTGATAGGATGGAGCCGCGCGGCTTAGTGAGATCCATGGGAGCACTCTCCTCGCTGGCCACACTGCGTTTCGGTTTGGACTCCTCCGGATTGGAGTAATACTGTTCCTGCTTCTGGTAGTCAAAAGGTGGCTTCGGCGAAGTGAACGAGCACACTAATCTCTTAGGCTGCGAGCCGGAAGAGCCAATGCTGTTGGCAGGACTAGCCGCTGGTAGGGGTGTATCCTGCAACTGTGGATAAGGCGATACGCTTTGCGGAATTGGAGGCGTCATTGATAACGAGAGCAGGCCTCTGGCAGCTTCGTGCTCTTTTAGTCGGGACTTGGACTCATCCGTATCTGTGAAAAAATTTGAATGAATCAgcaatttgtgcaaaaaagtGTATATCCATTTTTTCTTACCACTACTCTCAGATTCGTTATCACTGTAGTCATCGGAATCAGATTCCCCAGCCATCGATGATGTGCGTCCTCCTGCCGAAGTGGATGACTGCTGGTCAAAGTCCATATCAACATCCAAGAACTCGCTGTCGGGTGGCATTGGTCCCGGATTTATACCCAGTTCAATGCACTTCTTAAAGTGAGTTTTAGATTGCATGTGCTTGGTCAGGTTTCCCTTCGTCTTGAAACTGTGGAATAGAACAAAGTTTCTAATAAGCAATCTTTGAAGACCACCAAGAATGCTATAAACTAACCTGAAGTTGCAATGGCTGCATGTGAATGGCCTCACATCCGTGTGAGTGCGAATATGCTTCTTAAGCATCGACGGCTTTTTGCAGCGAATTCCGCACTCGGAGCACACATATCTTCCCCTTCCTCGGCCCCGGATATACGTATAATCCTCATGAGACTCGTAGCCACCCACCAGGGGCTGCCCAGACGGACTTGTCTCTAACTTTTTGGCCTGTGCCTCCTCATTCGCCTTGGCCGCCACATTTGCCTCACTGAGCGCGGCAATCGTGACAGTGGGTGGGGCCTTTAGGGGCCCTTGATAGAAGGCACTGCTGGCGGAGGACGTCGAGGGGGAGGACACGATTTGCTGCGAAGCGACTAAATTGTAGCTAAGTTTTCCCGATCCAGCCATAGCGGTGGAGCTGCCATTTCCTAACATCCTTTGACGGGAGTCGTAGAGAGCCATAACTTGCTTTAGTTTGAATCCAAGTGGATGTGGCTGGTTCTCCTCGCATACCTGCCAAACGCTATACATCGAAAGTTTGTGCATTCCGGCGACATACGAAGGCTGTGGGCAGTTCACCGTACAGTAAAACATCTTTGTGCTGCATTTGAGGCCGAGATATGTGTAGGCATGTCCGTTGAGATACAGTTGCACACAGGATTTGGACGGCCTGGGGGTCTCCGGCGAGATCAGCGGCAATGTATTGGCTGTCGGTGTAATGCCATGATGGCGTTTAGGAGTGAAGGTACCAGGTTTTAGTGGCAAACTAGTGGGCCGCAGAAACTTGGACTTAGCCGATGATGAGGAACTGGCTACTGGACCGGCCTCTTCGGCAGGGTTTCCGTTAGGAGTATCAACATGTAGTGGTGTTAGAGGCAACTCTTGAGGTTTCCCAGCAATAACATTTTCCAGATTAAAGTGCCGTACTTCAGGTTCAGAGGTCTTCAGATTATCAGCCATGCGGAGAAAGTTAAATGGTGTTTTCTTCGGTGTCTCCTTGCTGTTCCATTGCAGAGCCTGTCGCTGGGCTGGAGTTGGTGGCTGCCGACTGAATTCGCTTGGCACATTCTGAACTCCGCCAAATGGCGATAGGGCCTTCAGTTCACCGGATCCTCCTCCCAACAGCAGAGGGCTGGGTTGCTTTCGATTTGGACTGCGACCTCGACTAGAGGAAACTGGTAACTGTAGCTGCTGAGGTGGAGGCGGCAGTAGCGGCATTTGTGGTGTCAGACTACCGGGTCCTGGCATTCCAGGCACATGAGGTATTGGTGTTACTGGAGTGCTTTTATCTCCACCGCTCATCGGTGGCAGCGTTAGCGGATTGAAGGCAGTTATCGAATTAATGGGCGGAAATTGAAAGTGCTGCGGACCTGAACTAAGGCCGAGAAGTCCACTGCCACTGACCAGTGCCATCAGCTTGCGCTCCTTACTGGAGGATCCTGTTTCGTTGTTGACTTTGATTGAAACATCCTGGAAGCTTCCACCGGACAGCAACGGGGTTCTGATCATCTTGGGACTGTTGTCCAAGTCAGGGCACTCCGAAATAGGAATCATGCTGCCTCCCGAGGAGGTGAATCTGCGCAGTCGCTCCTCCTTGGAGGACTGCAACTCCGGCACACCATTACTGCTATTCTGGTTATTGAAGGAAAAGTTGAAACTTGTCGGTTGCTGAGAGGAGGATGCAGCCGTCAAATCGCTAGTCTTGATGCGTTTGGCGGGCTGAGCTTCAATTACGAATTGCCGATCCTCGTGCATTTTAGTGATTACCACAGAATCCTGGGCCTTGCGCGGTGCACTTTGCTGAGCATAGTCCACTAAGGGAGTTTTTCCCAATAATGGACCAGGCGATGGTAGAGGTGCATCCACAAAGCGCAGAGCTTCAATCTGGGGGGCAGGTGCTGATGATGGAGCACTGACTGTGGCTACAGCAGGAGCTGGGGCAGAAGGAGTTACAGTGGGAGCTGTTACCGTTGATGTCCTTGCTGGTGTCTGTGCCGCACTAAGGCGACTTAAAACCAAACTGCTCCTTTTGGTTTTTAACTGCGACCAGGCCAACTTAGCCAGAGACAACGGATTCTTGGAGTTGGCCATGTGGCTCTTTAGCTCCGGTAGACTCAATGAGATAGAGTTGGAGCGGAAGGGCGAAGATGCTGGGCTCATTGGGGCACTGGAGCTCGCATCCTGGCAGTAAGTGCTGTTGTGCAGCTTCAGATCGTCCGCACTGCGAAATTCGCTCGCACAGATGGGACACGAATAAACAGCATCATCGCCTTCGCCAATCGGCACGGCTAATCCTCGAGCATTAAGCAGTAGGTTCTTAATTATCGAGTTATTCACCTGGGCAGATGGTGGAGCAGTTTTCGAGCTACTAGTCGGATTGGTAGCAGTCGGTGGCAGGGAGTTGGTAGACAATGAACTCACAGGAACAGTTACCAGAGTTGGTTGTGGCTTCGCTGATAAATTAAGAGGCATAACAGGCACTGCCGTAGTCGGTTGTTCAATTTTTGCTACTGGTGTGGCAGGGTCCTGGCGATATTGCATTGTTTGCATGGGCAACGGGGAGGGCGGGGGAGgaagttgttgctgctgctgctttacAGGCGTCGTCATTACCCCAGGCTTATAGGAATTCCTTTTAACCACCCCATTTGGAGGTTCtagctgttgctgtggctgttggcattcctgttgctgttgcatgtaCGTATAGTAGTTCTGTTGCtcgagctgctgctgctgggttatctgctgttgctgttgctgctgaagctgttgttgctgtttctggAAGATGGCCTGTGCCAAATTCGCTTTAGTCTCGCGCTCTGGCATCTGTGCATTAGTGTTGTGACTGTTGTTTGCATGCAATGCCGACGGATTGCTCCCGTGTTGTGAAGCATTATTGCTGTTGGTATTGTTAAAACTACGGGAACGACTAAGTTGCTTGGGGTACTTCTTCTGCAGCAATATCTCCTTGTTTTCAACTATGGCTTCATTTTGAGAGATCAACTTGGAAATGTGCTCCTGCACCTTGGCCACATTCTAAAAGGGATGAAGTCAATTTTAGTTTTGCagtgaaaataaatgtttagTTAAACACTCACTACTTGCTTGCCACCACTTGAGCTGGCAAAACTGCTGAGATTGGCGGCGGGCGTGGGAGTGGCAGGTGCTGTAGCTACACTGGAAATCTGGCTATTGGCACGCACCAACTGTaagcattaaaaaaatatatattataattaatctccttattaaaaaacaatcgTTCTTAACCAACCTGTTGCGGCGGGAGACTTGGAGGTTGTTGCATTGGTGGTGGCGGCTTGACCAACGGCGggtgtggctgctgctgttgctgctgctgtgccaGGTGGATTTGGAATTGCTGAATGGCTAACGCATGCTGGTGAATGGCAGCCGCAGTATCTTGGTTGTAGTATGGAGGTTGACCCAGGTAATACACCCCGCCAGGTGGCATGGCGGCCAGCAGTGATTGCTGGGCCAACAgggattgctgctgctgcatttgcaacTGGATCTGATGCGAGTTGATGTGGTGCTTCATCTTCATTTGCGTGCTTGGCGAAAGCGTGGGATGCGCCAGTGACGGCTGCTGCACCAGAGGAAGCTGAATGGACAGCTTTTGCTGCGCaaactgttgctgttgctgctgcatctgcaactgctgctgctgctgcaactccTTACTGCTGCAGGAGTACAACGAGGCATTGTGGAACTTGGGCTTATATGGTTTGTAGTCGATCGACTGGCGATGCTGGGCAGTGGCCGAGTGGTGATTGTCCGCTGTGGTGGGTGGCAATGTTCCTGCGGCCGGCGAGCCGAGAGGCAATTGCTGCATGTAAGTGGGCAGCGGAGGCTGTTGGATGTATGCACTCTTGGCCGCAGACAGAGTGGAGGGTGAGGGTGTGGGCGAATTAATGGGCTCGTCGTAAGGCGAACCAGCGCGACTCGGCTGCAATAAATCAGGAATTACGTATGTTTCCGATAGGAATCTCAACTATTTAACTTACCAACTCTGAACTACTGTTGCTCAGCTCTGCATCCTGATCGGACAAGCCATCGTCCGCATCGACTGGCACTTCCAGGCCCCGAGCTCTGGCTGCATGCGATCTGGAGCGGCAATGTTTGTACAAGTTACTCTTCGTCTTGAACGCAATGCCGCACGTGTCGCACGGATACGGCCGCTCGTTTGTGTGGGCCCGTATGTGCTTCTCCAGCACAGAGGGCTTGGCACAGATCAGGTTACAGTATGGACAAACGTATCTTCCGGACTTCTCGCATGCAGGATTTGGCGCTGCTCCGCCTGGAATTCCAGGACTTGCCGTTGTTGGCTGCGTTAATTGCTGATGCTGCGCAAATGAGGCCGGTGACAGTGTGGCATGTGCTGCATggttgctgttgatgctggTGCTGTTCGTGTTGctgttactgttgctgttggtgaGAGGCGTTCGCGTTCTTCCCGCCGCTTTGTAGCCACTATTGCTGATGATGCTCTCCTCATGACCAATGGCATTGACATGATTGCTATTTACAAAATTGGCACTGAATTCATGTGTTGCTaccggcggcggcagcggctgttgctgctgctgcacttgctggTGGCTTTGCTGTTGGGTCATCAGGTGGTGACCGTTGGCCAGCGGcgttgttggtggtggtggtgaaaGCGAACTGTTTGAAGACAGCGATGTGGTGCGAACAGCATCGCCGCTAGCTTGCAGTGCTCCGCCGCCATTCGTCGTGTTTCCGCTCTCCACCTCGGTGGTGCTGGCCAAACGTTTGAACTTCTTGTGCAGATAGCGTGAAATATTTGACCAATCCCCCAACGGAGCCTCATCGGTGGCGGGTGTGGCATTTACGGTGGTCTGCTGGCTGCCGATGATGCTCGAGTTGCTCATCGTGTTGGCCACGTTAGGAGCCACTGGCTCCTGGTTGCTGCTGACTGCTGCCATCTGTTGTAGCGTCATTTTGCTATCACTTAGACTTGCTTTATCTCTACTCTTAAATTCATAACTATTCTCACTAATACTATTATCACTGTGgtggttgttgttattattatttgtgttgttattattattattgttgctgaTGATGTGGTTCGCGCTGTCAACAGTCGGCAGCGGCACCTCGCCTAGCTTATCTCGTGAGCTTGCGCTGAgtttgctgctggtgctgctgttgccaccAGCAACATCTGTTGCTGCTCCTATTGCTGCCGCTTTAGAGGCTGTTAATGTtgctactgttgctgttgcagttgcagttgcagttgcagttgcagttgctgatgcagttgcagttgcctctgttgctgccgccagtgcaactgctgccgctgctgcaatGTTGGCCTTGTTGGTGGATCTCTGAGTGactgtggttgctgttgcagtttcCCGATATGTCCGCTTCTTGGTTggcgttgctgctgttgttacTGATGTggttgttgatgctgctgctgctgccgctgctgctgtggcaCGTCGCGTATTGTTCACTTTATTGGTCTTGTACTGTTTGCCTGCGGTTTTGTAATGCTTGGCCGTTGTGGTGGTTGCATTTTCCATATTATTATCGAATTTATTATC is part of the Drosophila yakuba strain Tai18E2 chromosome 2R, Prin_Dyak_Tai18E2_2.1, whole genome shotgun sequence genome and encodes:
- the LOC6529326 gene encoding pneumococcal serine-rich repeat protein isoform X2; the protein is MENATTTTAKHYKTAGKQYKTNKVNNTRRATAAAAAAAASTTTSVTTAATPTKKRTYRETATATTVTQRSTNKANIAAAAAVALAAATEATATASATATATATATATATVATLTASKAAAIGAATDVAGGNSSTSSKLSASSRDKLGEVPLPTVDSANHIISNNNNNNNTNNNNNNHHSDNSISENSYEFKSRDKASLSDSKMTLQQMAAVSSNQEPVAPNVANTMSNSSIIGSQQTTVNATPATDEAPLGDWSNISRYLHKKFKRLASTTEVESGNTTNGGGALQASGDAVRTTSLSSNSSLSPPPPTTPLANGHHLMTQQQSHQQVQQQQQPLPPPVATHEFSANFVNSNHVNAIGHEESIISNSGYKAAGRTRTPLTNSNSNSNTNSTSINSNHAAHATLSPASFAQHQQLTQPTTASPGIPGGAAPNPACEKSGRYVCPYCNLICAKPSVLEKHIRAHTNERPYPCDTCGIAFKTKSNLYKHCRSRSHAARARGLEVPVDADDGLSDQDAELSNSSSELPSRAGSPYDEPINSPTPSPSTLSAAKSAYIQQPPLPTYMQQLPLGSPAAGTLPPTTADNHHSATAQHRQSIDYKPYKPKFHNASLYSCSSKELQQQQQLQMQQQQQQFAQQKLSIQLPLVQQPSLAHPTLSPSTQMKMKHHINSHQIQLQMQQQQSLLAQQSLLAAMPPGGVYYLGQPPYYNQDTAAAIHQHALAIQQFQIHLAQQQQQQQPHPPLVKPPPPMQQPPSLPPQQLVRANSQISSVATAPATPTPAANLSSFASSSGGKQVNVAKVQEHISKLISQNEAIVENKEILLQKKYPKQLSRSRSFNNTNSNNASQHGSNPSALHANNSHNTNAQMPERETKANLAQAIFQKQQQQLQQQQQQQITQQQQLEQQNYYTYMQQQQECQQPQQQLEPPNGVVKRNSYKPGVMTTPVKQQQQQLPPPPSPLPMQTMQYRQDPATPVAKIEQPTTAVPVMPLNLSAKPQPTLVTVPVSSLSTNSLPPTATNPTSSSKTAPPSAQVNNSIIKNLLLNARGLAVPIGEGDDAVYSCPICASEFRSADDLKLHNSTYCQDASSSAPMSPASSPFRSNSISLSLPELKSHMANSKNPLSLAKLAWSQLKTKRSSLVLSRLSAAQTPARTSTVTAPTVTPSAPAPAVATVSAPSSAPAPQIEALRFVDAPLPSPGPLLGKTPLVDYAQQSAPRKAQDSVVITKMHEDRQFVIEAQPAKRIKTSDLTAASSSQQPTSFNFSFNNQNSSNGVPELQSSKEERLRRFTSSGGSMIPISECPDLDNSPKMIRTPLLSGGSFQDVSIKVNNETGSSSKERKLMALVSGSGLLGLSSGPQHFQFPPINSITAFNPLTLPPMSGGDKSTPVTPIPHVPGMPGPGSLTPQMPLLPPPPQQLQLPVSSSRGRSPNRKQPSPLLLGGGSGELKALSPFGGVQNVPSEFSRQPPTPAQRQALQWNSKETPKKTPFNFLRMADNLKTSEPEVRHFNLENVIAGKPQELPLTPLHVDTPNGNPAEEAGPVASSSSSAKSKFLRPTSLPLKPGTFTPKRHHGITPTANTLPLISPETPRPSKSCVQLYLNGHAYTYLGLKCSTKMFYCTVNCPQPSYVAGMHKLSMYSVWQVCEENQPHPLGFKLKQVMALYDSRQRMLGNGSSTAMAGSGKLSYNLVASQQIVSSPSTSSASSAFYQGPLKAPPTVTIAALSEANVAAKANEEAQAKKLETSPSGQPLVGGYESHEDYTYIRGRGRGRYVCSECGIRCKKPSMLKKHIRTHTDVRPFTCSHCNFSFKTKGNLTKHMQSKTHFKKCIELGINPGPMPPDSEFLDVDMDFDQQSSTSAGGRTSSMAGESDSDDYSDNESESSDTDESKSRLKEHEAARGLLSLSMTPPIPQSVSPYPQLQDTPLPAASPANSIGSSGSQPKRLVCSFTSPKPPFDYQKQEQYYSNPEESKPKRSVASEESAPMDLTKPRGSILSISPSPVPQPAHDLPKSQAQQMHDVIFGTSGNESGFMKTLISVSDKVRISAEMEEQAKHEAEGEDVQLQTYIKEHALHQAKIKQSQFSRSYLINTLYTAASPVISSSSTLFTTNSRPVMSVNEVPSIEVHEVKTPEATEPPRSAPVMAAVIPTSLPAQIGQEENEENEIKPDQEKPNVAEPHNANLPAAVQQPDVNDFSGVLGNPPAPPAASVATSVTTTTAAPVPPSSTANSTQPTQRTVIVGEDGFKSSTPTSKSADLQHVSYGRGVPPAPIAGDARPTCTICAKTFQRQHQLTLHMNIHYMERKFKCEPCSISFRTQGHLQKHERSEAHKNKVMMTSTFGVPTTSNPRPFECTDCKIAFRIHGHLAKHLRSKTHVQKLECLQKLPFGTYAEIERAGISLTEIDTSDCENSLISLKLLAQKLLEKDPSKLSSYTTPSGMMQLAQDATGPVSQDSASEDGFSAAIASAIASLDNDSAGNTPKRASSMSEDETVANGLNNSLKRRLPGSFSSTGEESDNPPESTGEKRARSGQELPVPVAASAAASN